Proteins encoded in a region of the Scrofimicrobium sp. R131 genome:
- a CDS encoding ABC transporter ATP-binding protein — protein sequence MSPDQSAPIIELRDVDVTFKTRTGSLIHPNLVRAVQGVSLSLMPGQTIGLVGESGSGKSTTANVMCGLQAPTSGQVFFKGEEVTKRSAKDRKRIGRVVSVVFQDPATALNARMVVEEQLLDPLRVHHVGTDSERHVRVRELIEMVGLPSSVLGALPGQLSGGQRQRVAIARALALNPDAIIADEPTSALDVSVRAQILNLLTDLKDDLQLGMVFISHDIQTVRYVSDQIIVMNGGLIVEQGPAEQVLHHPKDPYTRTLLGAAPSLLHPSVH from the coding sequence ATGAGCCCCGACCAGAGCGCACCCATCATTGAGTTGCGCGACGTAGACGTCACCTTCAAGACGCGGACCGGTTCCCTGATTCACCCGAACCTGGTGCGGGCAGTTCAGGGGGTTAGCCTCTCCCTGATGCCGGGTCAAACCATCGGCCTGGTGGGCGAGTCCGGCTCGGGCAAGTCCACCACCGCCAACGTGATGTGCGGACTCCAGGCCCCCACCTCCGGCCAGGTGTTCTTCAAGGGCGAGGAGGTGACCAAGCGCAGTGCTAAGGACCGGAAGCGAATTGGCCGCGTCGTCTCGGTCGTCTTCCAGGACCCCGCCACCGCCCTGAACGCGCGCATGGTGGTTGAGGAGCAGCTGCTCGACCCGCTGCGCGTGCACCACGTGGGCACCGACTCGGAACGCCACGTGCGCGTGCGCGAGCTGATCGAAATGGTGGGTCTGCCCAGTTCCGTCCTGGGGGCCCTTCCCGGGCAGCTTTCCGGCGGTCAGCGTCAGCGCGTGGCCATTGCCCGCGCCCTGGCTCTGAACCCGGATGCGATCATCGCCGACGAACCTACTTCGGCCCTCGACGTCTCCGTTCGCGCCCAAATCCTGAACCTGCTCACCGACCTGAAGGATGACCTGCAGTTGGGGATGGTCTTCATCTCCCACGACATCCAGACGGTTCGCTACGTGTCCGACCAAATCATCGTGATGAACGGTGGCCTCATCGTCGAACAGGGACCGGCCGAGCAGGTCCTGCACCACCCGAAAGATCCCTATACCCGCACGCTGCTTGGCGCTGCACCCTCCCTGCTGCACCCCAGTGTGCACTGA
- a CDS encoding dihydrodipicolinate synthase family protein, translating to MSLRGVVPPVVTPLLPTGEFDRESFDRNVNRMLDAGVHGLFVMGSSGEVAYSTDRRRDEVTRAAVEVAAGRVPVLVGAIDMQTARVVEQAQRAQDLGADAIVITAPFYGLGGPEQVERHFRVVAEAVDAPLYAYDLPVSVHTKLQPEMLVRLGVDGVLAGVKDSSGDDVSFRRLVLANRDAGSPLSLLTGHEVVVDGAYLSGADGAVPGLGNVDPHGFVRQWEAYRAGDWAAVQAEQDRLSRLMDITSVVKGVSGFGAGVGAFKTALQLLGVFTSNQMPEPVPSLTGANVEAIANVLRAEGLLD from the coding sequence ATGTCTCTTCGTGGAGTTGTTCCTCCCGTAGTTACCCCGTTGCTCCCCACCGGAGAGTTTGATCGGGAATCCTTTGATCGCAACGTCAACCGCATGCTCGACGCGGGGGTTCACGGCCTGTTCGTGATGGGATCTTCCGGTGAGGTCGCCTACTCAACTGATCGGCGCCGGGACGAGGTGACCCGTGCGGCCGTCGAGGTGGCTGCGGGGCGCGTCCCGGTTCTGGTCGGGGCGATCGACATGCAGACCGCGCGGGTGGTGGAGCAGGCTCAGCGCGCCCAGGACCTGGGGGCCGACGCCATTGTTATCACCGCTCCCTTCTACGGCCTGGGTGGTCCCGAGCAGGTGGAGCGCCACTTCCGAGTGGTGGCCGAAGCGGTCGACGCCCCCCTGTACGCCTACGACCTGCCCGTCTCGGTGCACACCAAGCTGCAGCCGGAAATGCTGGTCCGGCTTGGCGTGGACGGGGTGCTGGCCGGGGTGAAGGACTCCTCAGGGGACGACGTCTCCTTCCGCCGCCTCGTGCTGGCCAACCGGGATGCGGGCAGCCCGCTCTCGCTGCTGACCGGACACGAGGTGGTGGTGGACGGCGCCTACCTCTCCGGCGCTGACGGAGCGGTTCCGGGCCTGGGTAACGTCGACCCGCACGGCTTTGTCCGCCAGTGGGAGGCCTACCGCGCCGGCGATTGGGCCGCCGTGCAGGCCGAGCAGGACCGACTCTCACGCCTGATGGACATCACCTCGGTGGTCAAGGGCGTCAGTGGATTTGGGGCCGGGGTCGGAGCCTTCAAGACCGCGCTTCAGCTGCTGGGCGTCTTCACCAGCAACCAGATGCCGGAGCCGGTGCCCAGCCTCACCGGCGCCAACGTCGAGGCGATCGCCAACGTCCTGCGGGCCGAAGGGCTGCTGGACTGA